The genomic stretch gaggagggagaggatggTGTGGAGGGACGCGGGCGACAAGGCCAGGTTCGTGGGCCCTTGGAGCTTGTTTTCTTGGTGGTGGCCGCCGAGGTGGCGGACGAGCAGCATGGAGAATTCGGCGATGTCCCGCGCTGCAGCCGCGAGCTGCTCGCCCTCCATGGATCCCAAAGCAGAGTCCTTGCGGTTACGGCTGCTGCTAGCTAGGTACAAGATCAAGATAAGATGCGGCCACCCGCACAAGATGTGGGATTCGGCTACAACACCCCACAGGCGAACACGCACGTCGAATGCCGGTTCGGGTTTGTCTGTGTGCGTATTGGTGCTCGCGGGCTACGAGCCCACGGCGCGGCGGTCTGCGTCGGCGACTGTGGGCTACATCGCGCTCGCCAAGCGCGAGTGGGCTTAAACCGAGAACCGTGCTGGGCTAGGTTGGCTTTCCTGGTGAGGCGCGCGGGCTTGTAGCGCTTGCAGGCCCAAAGGGAAGAGACCAACAGAAGCGTTGCTGGCTTGCTGTGGTGTTAGTACCACCTCGCCAGGCGAGGCAGGGACGAGGCTGAGCGCCGGCTACATAAGGGAGCGGGTGGCTGCTCAGAGAAAATACGCAGCTGCGTGGTGAGCACAGAGCGAACTATTCTTTCGCCTTTTACTAAAGAATACCGTGTGCACGCCACAAATAGCAGCATACGCTTATTTTTGGAGGGTGCTTTCTCGTTTAGGGAGGGCCCCAACATtatataatttaaaatttttatttatttatttattatttatattattatttattatattattatttatttattaaaatttcatcattatttattttattaaaattgttatttatttatttttatcattattatTGACATTTGGACGGTTAAAATTTTCTGTCAGAGGAAAACGAATTTTTGCGGTGGAATTGGTGTAGTGCCGGACTGCGCAGGGCTAAAAGATTTGTGCCTGATGAAATTTCAGTCTTTAGAATGACATTGTGAACTAAAATCTATAGCTGCAGAATTGAACTCGATCTGGATCAGGATTATTATTAATTAGTTAATTAATCCAGGCTCCATGCATGCTGACAGCTGACCGATGAATAGGCTAGAGCGGCGTGAGGCGGAGCTGGATGCCGGCGGAGGGCCTGAGCGAGAGCATAAACCTGGGCGCGTGGCGGTACTCTGGGGCCACCGACACCTGGAAGCGGCGCAGCAGCATGGCCAGCACGATGCGGTACTCCATGGCGGTGAGGTTGCGCCCCACGCAGATGCGGCCGCCGAAGCCGAAGGGCAGGAACCCCATGCGGTGCCGGCACCCACCCTGCACGGGGTCCCGCTCGAACCGCTCCGGCCGGAACTCCTGCGCGTCGCCGCCCCACAGCGCCGCGTCGCGGTGCATCGCCACTACGTCCACCCACATGTTGGTGCCCcgcgggacgacgacgacattgTTGttgccctccgccgccaccgtgaCGTCCTCCAGCGCCTGCCGCTGCACGTTGGGCGCCGGCGGGTACAGCCGCAGCACCTCGCTCATCACCCACCCCATCTTCGTCAGCCGCCCGAGAGCGGCGGCGTCCAGCGCCTCCTCGCCGCTTTCGCCCACCTCCCGGGTCACCTCCTCCCGCAGCGCCGCCTGCCACTCCGGGTGCGCCGCCAGCATCAGCAGCGTCCACGACAGCGCCAGCGCCGTCGTCTCGAACCCGCCGAAGAAGAAGGTCTTGCACTCGTCCACAAGCTCCCGCGCCGTCAGCTTCTTCCTCcgctccgcgccggcggcgcccggctCGGCCTCGGCCCCGGCCAGCAGCAGCGACAGCAGGTCCTTGCCCccttgctgctgctggcggcggcgcgcgtcgaTGATCTCCATGAGTAGCGCGTCGATCTCCCGCCCCAGCCTCCACGCCCCGTACGTCCTGCGCGCGTGCAGAAGCCGCGCCAGCGGCACGCCCACCGCCACCGGGCGGCTCGACTGGAACAGCGTCGCGTGCATGGCCTGCAGCTTGTCGAAcacccgcgcgccggcggcggcgtcggtgaTGCCGAAGCTCGCCTTGGCGATGATCTCCGCCGCGTTTCGGACCACGCCACTCTCCACGTCGACGACGCTCTGCCCGGCCGCCACCGCGTCGTTCCACCGCGCGAGCATCTTGGCGGTGGTCTCCTGCATCAGCCCGATCATGCCCTGCAATGCAAATCCATTATTATGCATGCGATATTAACCATGATGCTTGCACTTGAAGGGTACGTACGTTGAGGTTTGTGGCGGAGAAGGCTGGCGCAATGATGTTGCGGTGGAGCGCCCACTCTTCTCCCTCGGACATGATGAGCCCCCTGCCGAACATGGGCATTCGGTCGCGGCGGAACACGTCGGGCTTGCCCCAGCGCCG from Setaria italica strain Yugu1 chromosome II, Setaria_italica_v2.0, whole genome shotgun sequence encodes the following:
- the LOC101781843 gene encoding cytokinin hydroxylase produces the protein MDVVGGAAGSPACAGAMTALALLLCAFIYAAWLSPAATRRRLRQAGFDGPRPCFPLGNLPEITAATTTTTGSSKSSMALQLLPSSGEPASDIHAAVFPYFARWRQAFGKVFVYWLGTEPFLYVADPEFLKAATAGALGRRWGKPDVFRRDRMPMFGRGLIMSEGEEWALHRNIIAPAFSATNLNGMIGLMQETTAKMLARWNDAVAAGQSVVDVESGVVRNAAEIIAKASFGITDAAAGARVFDKLQAMHATLFQSSRPVAVGVPLARLLHARRTYGAWRLGREIDALLMEIIDARRRQQQQGGKDLLSLLLAGAEAEPGAAGAERRKKLTARELVDECKTFFFGGFETTALALSWTLLMLAAHPEWQAALREEVTREVGESGEEALDAAALGRLTKMGWVMSEVLRLYPPAPNVQRQALEDVTVAAEGNNNVVVVPRGTNMWVDVVAMHRDAALWGGDAQEFRPERFERDPVQGGCRHRMGFLPFGFGGRICVGRNLTAMEYRIVLAMLLRRFQVSVAPEYRHAPRFMLSLRPSAGIQLRLTPL